The DNA region cttttaaaatttatgatttaaaataagttttaaatatttgtaTGATCTTAAATCATcccataaagttaaattatttataaatataaaaatgtgacattcttttttagactaaataaaaatgaaagtgtgtcacataaattgagatggaagaataaataaaaacaaatccACACGGTGTGGGCGTTTACCTGCAGATTCCACCTGTATTACTGCCCTTATTATAATTAAAAGCAATTTCGTGTACCAAGTGTTCCACAGTTAATGCAACAACTTTGTTAAATACTCTATTTAAGATTGTTGCTCATTCTTAGCGAAAATATTTAATAGTATAATTGAAGAATATTTATTTGaattacctttcttcttcacgtAAACGTTTCACTTAATTAATACTcataaaaaatatctttttctaaattatcaaacatttaaaaatgaatttaatttattaaaatgaTTAATATTTAAAACGAAACAGACTATAAAATTACATTGAACTGCCTTGCAATTATTTAGGTTGCAAATACTATTGAAATTCACTTTTCTTAGGATGATGTTCGGACCAGTTTCATCACATTGtgtcttttctctttattaaaatttgaatttaaaatttaatgattcttttcctattttattaatCGTTAAATCATATCCTCGGATGCTATTGTCGAATCCAGTTtagtttaaattaaataaaaagctAGATCACTTTTATTTTAGTGATAAATTTTCGCATATTAAATCAGATCTACATAAAACAGAATCACATAAAATTTCATGGTATCATCATAATCATTTAATATGGGGGGTGGGCTGTTTAgatgttgaattttatgatcACTCAATAAAGTTTTAGATCTGTCCTCAGATTCCATACGCATACCTCGTGTGGCGTGCCACCATATTTACATTTTCTATATCCAATCCTTCTTTTTTTAACCTTAACTTAATTAGTTATTTCAACACATTTTAAAGGAGGATCCTCTCACTATAGAAAAAACGACAAAATGGTCCCTTGTTTTTGGCAATAGGTTCAGAATAGTCCTTTAATATCAGCTGAGCAGTTTTGAtcttttagatttatttaagtgaggtatttttggtcttcatcatatattatcaaactataattgttaaatttaattgAAATTATAGGAAAATCTAACTAGGTACATTAAAAAATTTCGTTAATGTATTAGAAATTGCAACATAAAAAATTACACAAAACCAAAAATAGATCAAATATAGCAAAAATTGCACTTCAAAAATTTCACCGGACTCTTGAAACAGACTAAATAACATAAAGCTAGAAACTGCACTTCAAAATGTGACCGTAGAAATTGTACTTCAAAATGTGAGCTCatgttaaatattttttattttcacaagTTTTAATTAGATTCAATAATcaaaaattgataaatatttaaTGTAGGTCACGAGATTGAGTCGTGGATATAACCTCTTGCATAAATACAGATAACACGGCATACAATAGACCTTTGTGGTCAGGCTGAATTCAGGATAccttaggggtcatttggtgcatggtataagtAGGAGATCCAAAGACAATTTTTATCTATATTtgatagaaggtataaatttaaatttatcctgggataaatttataccttgtaccaaataaagtataaaattcATTCCAACTTAAATGGGATATCCCTTCTTATCCCAATaatcttgggattattttatcccatctagaagatgagataaaataatcccaagagatgggataaattagtccgtTAGCTACCTACAAAACGACACACTTAGTGCACGGAACTGTTCTTACTTTACAAAAGTATTCACTTTTAGCAAATTTAAAGGATGAAAATTGCTCAATTAATACTTGAAGGACTGTTAAACGTACCAGTCAGTTGTGTCATTTTCTCTCCCGCTATATATCATTTCTGGTTTGTCCGGGATCCCAATTTGTTAACGcacatacgtacatatatatagcgcTCACCACCATAATTCATAATTGACCACCAACCACCGCAAAATCCGTATCAAATCACTGCACCACAGCACGCCATTCTCCACCTCCATGCCTTTCTGACGCCCACCACCTTCTATTTTCCTGTACATATCTGATATATATTCtataattttataatatatatccTCGTTGGCTTATAATTGATTACGTTTTTGCTTCCTATCTCCATGTGCGCTCTATAATTTTTAATGCATTTATTTGTTACTCCTATATAAGTGTACATCTTTTTTCATTGTGAAGAAATTATGATAATTCGCTCATTTCGATTCAAAATGGGTGCAATTGGAAAATGTTCTTCGATTTATCGGACTTCACCGGAAATTGATTTTCCGGAGCCCTCGTCGGGGAAATTAGGGTTAATAAATTTACCGACATGTAATTTCAATGGTAAATCGTTTACCGAGGTAAAAACGAGCTTGGTAGCGCCTTTAAGAGCAATCGAAGCTTCTAGAACGTCTCAAGTCAACggaaaacttgaaaaaattCAACGGTCAGGATGTGATTCCCACGACGATTTGCCTACAAATGATTGCAATGGTAGGcgctttttttgaaaaaaaaattacttcctCTCAATttgtttcctcttttttttgttttggactTTGTTTTGCTAATTTAGATTGTTCTGCTGATTTATAATATGCTAAATCAATGTGAAAGGTTGACCCCGGGACTCAATATTGTCATTTGTTGTTGTAACAAAATAGAAAGCTCTTTGCTCTATTGTGAAACTACGACTTCCTTGGATTTAGGCCACAGTTTTAGTCTAATTCAATGCTTCTGAAACGGCAGCCCGGTGCACAGCAGGGTCTGCGGAAGAGCCGCACCCCAAAGGGATGTGATGTAGACAACCtaccctaatgcaagcattagtgggCTGTTTCCACGGCTCAAGCCCGTGACTTATAGGTCACACAGAGACAACTTTATTTAATGCTTctgaataatttaaaatttatctgACTGTACATGAAAGAGGACGAGGGATTAGTCCGTCTTTATGTACAGCGTATTATGACTTCTTATTTAGTGATTTTGGCTTCACCAAAATTAGTTACTAATCTGGACAATCATGTAACTAGGTAAAGGTATACCTCAGATGTCTACAATCGGGAATTCGACAAACATTGTCTGGCACAAGTGTACTGTAGAGAAATGTGACAGAGAGGAGTTGCTTCAACAACGGGGTTGTGTTATATGGGTAACTGGCCTCAGTGGTTCAGGTTAGTTTAAATGCCAGAAGCCTCATATTGGCTCTcaaatttttctctctttctgtGACTCTCTTGCCTTTCTGTAGATGGTGTTTTCTATCATATTATTGTATATGTATTACAATCCATTTCCAACCACTGTATATGTATTACAATCGATTTCCTAAATTTTTGGGTATTGTTATGATTAGAACTTGGGTCTTGTATCCGCCATATCTTTGCTTAATAATGCATAAGAGTAGCAGTTACTGAGTGATTTATTTATCACATGattacttaataaaaatatagaagGAAGAAGAACTCGCTGCTAGCAGCCTTTCTCGAATTTGTGCTTTTATAGAGCACTATCGAATGAAGTACGGAAGttttaacttaatatttttcttttaaagctAGACGTATTTTGTATTCTTTATGGGATGTTCAGTATTGCTTCGGAAAAAATGTCAAGACACCTACCAAAAGCAGAATAGCCAAAAACTCATATCATTAATAAGGCCCTctacttaccctttttcttgGCAGCTTGGTTATTTTGTCAAGTTGAGTTGATTGAACTGTGATGttaagaaatataagataatGTTGGGTGTACTTGCGACCTTACCTTTATCTTTGAGTCCTATTAGTAGATCTGCTCGATGAACACCAAATTCTGGTTAAGAGCACAATTGTCATTAGTTTGACACTGTTCAGCACAGAAACCTGGAGGTATAGTAATAAACTGGAAAAGGGTGTCTCTACTCTTTCAGCCTCAAACAGTGCACATTATGTCGTTTTCAAATGCAGTGTCACTCGTACAGCTTAGTTGAAATGAATGTTATTTGTCGACAAGCTATTGCCACGAACTATATGAGTAGCCACGATTTGGAAGCAACTAAGAATGGTTGTGGCAGACCATTTTAATAGGCATAGCTGTTTCTTTTCTTGATGTcgattattttctttcaatataCTATAACTTAGCCCAGGTACTGCTGTCGTTTTCACTACTCTTGTTTCTGATTATTTCTAAGGGACTTGAGTGTATGAGCTTCCTCTCTCTCGCACGACCTACATGCACACcaacttttttatatattaaactTTATTTCAGGGAAGAGTAGTCTGGCATGTGCTCTAAGTCGTGGCTTACATGCTCGGGGAAAACTCACCTACATCCTTGATGGTGATAATCTTCGCCATGGTCTGAATCGTGATCTTAGTTTCAGAGCAGAAGATCGAGCAGAAAATATAAGAcggactggttggcttctttTCTGGTCCTTGCTTTGCAAATATTTCCTGAAGCCCTCTCATTTATTCTCTTGGAAAATTAACAATTCCAAATGCTTATGTATAAATAGGGGAGGTGGCAAAGCTTTTTGCGGATGCTGGAGTTATTTGCATTGCCAGTTTGATATCTCCCTACAGGAAGGAGCGAGATGCATGTCGCGCTTTACTGGCAGAAGGGGATTTCATTGAGGTTTGTGCTAGGAAATGGATCTTAAAGGATTAGCTTCTCCAGTGAGCGTTTGCTGTTTGGCACATATTATTAGCTGATTGAGTTGGATAACTTTTTAGGTGTTCATGGATGTTCCTCTGCATGTATGTGAGGCAAGGGATCCTAAGGGGTTGTACAAACTTGCTCGAGCTGGGAAAATAAAAGGTATTGTCTGTTATGTCAACCTCTGTGCGTTGTTTTTGTGAATTAGCATTTTGTATCAGAAAACCTTGTAATCTACATGGATGAGGGCGGTGAGTTGAAAGTCTGAGGTATCCTTTGGGCAGCTTTATTATTTACTTTCCTCATATCAAGTTGCTGGCTAGAATCTTTTGGCCCAGCTGCTGCAGGCAGACAATACCCTTCTTTAGGGATGTCAAATGGGCAAGTTGAACCAAATTTGAGCAGGGTTAAGTAGGTCTAGTAAATGAGGAAGTATGCCCGCATTTGCTTGGGTTAATTTAGCCTAAACAATGGGTCATATCCAACCTGACCAACTCAACCATTTTTATGTTTGTTTTCTTACAATTTAGTCAAACAACAAACAATTTTCTATTCTTCGTAGAGAGAGAAGTTGGATGAtcacaaaacaacaacaacaacaacaacatacccagtgaaatcccacaaagtggggtccgGGGAGGATAGAGTgcacgcagaccttacctctaccttgagAAGGCAGAGAGGCTatttccggtagaccctcggcaTAATAAGAAGCAATTCAAACCATGATGcaaaagaaataatgaataaacaaaGTAATACAATAGTTAAAGGATAAGCAAAGTAACAAAAAGGACAAACAAAGTAATACAATAGTAAGGACAAGCAACAAGGACAAGCAACAACAAATATTAACAGAAATCGAAAGGCAAGAAACTACAAGAGTAATACTACGACTACCAGTATGGGAGAAGATCACaaaacaaaccaacaaaaaaaattattttctattttttgtcaATCTTCTTGTATGTCAATTTTGCTACCTAGGTTTTGACCCTAACTTTCAGGCTGATTATTAGCCCACCCAACCTTGGACTAGTTGGGCGAGTTAAACTTGTATGCTCTAAGTTTTACAACCCTATATTTGTTTTTCTCATCTTTCTGCTTGttttagtttaaattttttattcacCTGTGATTTCAcgttatttattaatatttcgCTTTGTACTTCGCAGGTTTTACCGGTATTGATGATCCATATGAGCCACCCCTAACGTCTGAGGTAAGATCAAATCTGTCTTGCTTGCTTAACATGCCCATAAGGGGATTGATTGTGCTCCTAGATTCGGGGATTGCACTGTTTCAGATTATCAGCATGTTTTACCTACATGATTTGACCTGCTGTATCAAATTTAGGATCTGTCAATATATGCATACAGTTGCAATCCTCCTATCTCTGTGTTGTGTCAGTCTCGACTTTCTTTGGATGGTCACCTGATCGCTCATGCTTGCTTAAAGAGTATATAATAGTAGCAACTTACTTGTCATCCTCCTTAAAGCTCATATTACTTGTGGTCTTGTTGCATTTCCAATTTGCAGATAGTTTTACGTCAGAACCAAGGGCTATGCGATTCTCCTAATGATTTGGCCGATACAGTGATCTCATACTTGGACAAAAAAGGGTACCTGAAAGCATAATTGCTCACTCCTCTACCTGAAAGCATAATTGCTCACTCCTCATCTGCAGACATGCAACTTCAATCTACATCCACCATTTTCTATTGCGTTGGTGAAATAAAATCTTATCATCATTAGGAAATTGCAGCCTTCTTTCGTGTATAAGTTGATTGTAATTTATGCAAAATGAGTTAAATTTCGCTTAACTTGTCTATCAATCATGTTCGCTGGGCCACAGTACGGCTTTTTATCGTCATCAACGGGCATACCATGGTTACCATGCTCTTGCTATGTTTGTTGTCTATAAGGAAGGCCATGTTTCACACAGTGGGTTTACGTTGGATCCGTCCAAGTACTGAATGCTAAGGTTGGTTCAGGAGTGGTAGGCGCCAGCATAGGTTAAGATCTGATTGGAAAAGGATGCATTACATCCTTGTGTAAAGAACACCTTATGCCATTTGATTCAATTGTTCTATTATATGTCTTGAATGTGCCAATGTTATTCAGTTCTATAATGTCTTCTATTTGCCAATCACTGGTCCAATCGTATTCCCTGAAACAGATGAAAGAATTAAACGACGAAAATGGAATTATGTTGTTACAACTAATCTGACTGGCAGGAGCTTATATGGCTTTTCAGCTGTTCAGCGTCTCCATTGTCACCAAGTTGAAAAAGACGGCTAGCATGAATTTTAAGTGGGCGTGTGGGCTGGTGTGGACAATATCTGAGCAGCAGTAaattatttgaagttgaaattaatGATACCAATATTTGTTTTCAATCGAAAAGAGCCAAGCAAATGGCGTGGGCTGATTGTGATTACTAGAGATATGACCTGATTGGCTGATTGTGTAGTTAGGGGTGTTTGATAGTTGGTTAGggttatgcaggtattagttatgcaggtattGATAATGCAAGTATTAGTGATGTAGGTATTAGTTATGAGGGGTTTAGTTAtgcataaattatttctttggatgttggtttattatattaaaagttataatattaagttaataaatattaaatacttcttaaaattaaaatatttgttcacataacttatacatgtattagttatgcgagtttctaaattgcaaaccaGACGTCGTATTAATtctatacatgaataacttacttcctaactagctaccaaacgCGGTATAAGTATGCaaaaattaatacatgaataatgtGTCTCTTTATTAGCTACCAAACgttgtattagttatgcagagaataatacatgaataagtGGTCTTTTAACAAGCTATCAAACTACTCCTTATTGCTAGTGCATAGAAGGAACTTCTTTGTGTTGTCTAACGAGAGTCACTCTCTTCCTTGAAGAATCTGGTCTCCTTGCGATCATATCCATTAGGTCTTTCGCTGCATATACTCCCTCATTCCAAAATGAATTTTTGGGGCGTGATTTGATTGAGATTAATTTGTCAATATCACTCTTTTGTTTCTTCCCgaacttttttaaaacaaaaaatagtcAGTGTTGGAATTTTCAGAAGATCCATTAAAGAGAAGtgtaattttgaaaagaataaatcaatacATCTTTTAGACTTTGGAAGGTTCATTTAATTTGGATCATAAAAAAATGGCCagaaattcatttatatatacagTAGAATGAAGGAGCATAAACAAATCAAAGAGGTGCGGGCTTCCAGCTTCTGGGCTACTGCTTAATGTTTAGCCACCATTCTAAATATAGTGGAAAAATAACAAGTTCTCCATTAAAGTACTAAGTGGGACAAGACTTTCGTGCTCTTCATCTTCATTATTAGACGTGACTGAAACATGGAGTCAATTTCTCGAATGGTCACTTAACTTACgcaaatttatatataatataaagttaagCATAAATAAAGCGATGTGACATCTCTCTATGACCAccatttctatttatttttttctccttttttttgccttttttcaTTCACTCATTccaattaataattaaaaaaaaaaacaaaaaacaagattaattattaattaaaggACTGTAGGTTACAATCCAAAATTTACTGTTCTCATTATAAATAACTGATTGTGGGTGTTATTGCTCCCGTCCCtttggttattttttaaaggccaaacccatcggcGGCCCCCTGTGGTTGTCAAGATTTTTCACTTAGACACCTAGACTTAGGGTTGTTCCAATTGAACACTCAACCTATTAAAAAAGCTGTCCTATTAGACACTTTTTTGACAATCACAAAAATTAAGGAGAGTGTAATACACTCGCCAATGACGTGGCAAAGTAACCAATTAATTGATAACATGTGGCATTTTGGCTCACAAAAATATTAACAAATTAATTATcgaaggggaaaaaaatatttaaacctatttaactaataataaaagaaaataaaaagtcaTTTTCTAGAAAACCCATGATCCCATCCACAGGAACTCATCCCTACCAGAGAAAATGGAGTTTCACGGAAAACAAAAAAACGCAACAAGTTGCAGAATCTAattaaaacacaacaagttgcACAATCTTTCTGTAATGTCATGGGTGAGAATAATAAATCCTCTCAAATAGCCGCTTAAAATCCCCCTCCCTTGTCTTCTTCAACCTTCCTCCATTTTTCAGTCTCGCAAATGGCTTGACTCACTTAATTCAAACCCCAAAaacagtttaaaaaaaaaatcctaaaccCACTCAGGCCAAAAAAATCTCCCTTTCTCGCTAAATTGCGCCGATGGAGAACTACTCCTACACCTCTTACCCTGAATCCGGTGAGTCCTCTCCTATACCCGTGTCGATTTTGAAAACACGACCGCATGGGAAGATCTTAATCGAATCCCTAATTACAAGGTCAAATTTATGTATAGTTACGGTGGTAAGATTCACCCAGACCTCACAGTCttccaaaccaaaaaaaaaagaaaaaaaaatgttaggaGAGTCGGAGAAGACGACTACACTGTCTTCCAAACTTAATTTTAttgcttttttatttatttaattaaagttATATGTCATGAGAGAGAAAAGGATGAATTTTTtgcccaaaaaataattattcgAGATCCACTAACGCGCCTAAAGAAAGTGAGCAACACTTCTTTTGCCATGTCAGCATTTTGTGTCTAATAGGACAGTTTTTTAATAGGTTGAGTGTTCAATTGGAACAACCCTAAGTCTAGGTGTCTAAGTGAAAAATCTTGACGACCACAGGGGCCgccgatgggtttggcctttttTAATTAATGTGTAGTATTAATCATGTATCAATAGTAGGAACTAAAAAGACAAGAACCTAAGCCTCATATATATAATCCATTAGGTATAGCTTCAACGGTGCATTGTCAAATTCTACCGTATATGTATCATCTTGGCACGTAAAGGCATATTGGATCTAAAAGTTCAATTCAAGTTCACCGAGGTtcgtattttcatttttactttgcatatatatatatatatatatatatatatatatatatggatattcTTTGTTGGTTAAATTTATGTATGTGTCATCTTCaagcatattatatatatattcgtgtGTTAGTGGATATTCTTTGTTGGTTAAATTTATGTATGTGTCATCTTCAAGCATATTCAAATGGACCTGTTTGAAGGGCAAAAGACATGCCAGTGTTTTGTCaaaaagtttacatttttaagTCCCAAAGTTAGTTTTACTTAATATTATTTGCTAATTTCTCGGTAATTTGTGCTATGTCATTTGCATGAGCAATGTGGCACACCAAATGATATTTACTTCAACGTTGGATGTATTTCTTCTAactatggtttcaaaccatgtttggacatgcaatttggatattttaaattgtattttctcttatagacataaaaaccccacaaattgtgaaaactatcaaaacattctcaattcttatacaatcttaccaaatgagcaagtcataattcataacaaaattagtaccAGTGTTTTAAAATGCGGGGGCGTAAGGCGAGGCGTTTTACGTCTGCCTCAGCGAGGCGTAAGCCTCGAGGCACGGGGCGCAAGCCTCATGGaactttaatttttagtatttcataaaaggatataattataataaatacttttaactAGGTAAAATAGtgtaaaaatttgaagaaaactataaatatatgCTCCATCCCCACAAAAAAACTAATCAGAACAATTtattatacgctacttacaagCACAATTGACTGCTCGttacttttttgagatagtagaagacaagataaataattggaaaagaacatatattaggtattctagcaataaaaaaaggtcgtgacttttaaatttaatgtttcggttcctttttaaaatatttgagtaattactagttaacttttgagaatttgggcattatattgaggactttgtcacgacccaacctagggccatgACGAATGATCGAGCTTGACCTGCCCGATAACCCAACTTATGTTACCTGTACTCAAACACGGCATTCAATAGGGTCTATTTAACTATGTTTGAAAGCTGTAAATAGAATATCAAAGTCCATCCGTAActcaaaacatctcaaaacacacttatatatatgtaacatatcACAAGGCAAGCCAACGAGGCTGCCGATActtctgtacaacaaaacaatggccggcaaggccaaacaGTACCCATGACacccacgctgttcgcagactACTAGAAGAGTATGACCGTGcataagtgacgggacagggccccgtcgtacccataatgtatacaaacaaaattataccaaaacaggaATAGTCTCTGAAGCAAGTGGAGCCGTGTCGACTCTCAATGTCGACTCCTCCTGTGGCCGGATCGTCTAACCGGATCCCCGAACTGCGGGgatgaaacgcccccgaagaaaggggtcgatgcacgGAATATGTAAGGCAATCGAATCATAAAA from Lycium ferocissimum isolate CSIRO_LF1 chromosome 2, AGI_CSIRO_Lferr_CH_V1, whole genome shotgun sequence includes:
- the LOC132036456 gene encoding adenylyl-sulfate kinase 3-like, which gives rise to MIIRSFRFKMGAIGKCSSIYRTSPEIDFPEPSSGKLGLINLPTCNFNGKSFTEVKTSLVAPLRAIEASRTSQVNGKLEKIQRSGCDSHDDLPTNDCNGKGIPQMSTIGNSTNIVWHKCTVEKCDREELLQQRGCVIWVTGLSGSGKSSLACALSRGLHARGKLTYILDGDNLRHGLNRDLSFRAEDRAENIRRTGEVAKLFADAGVICIASLISPYRKERDACRALLAEGDFIEVFMDVPLHVCEARDPKGLYKLARAGKIKGFTGIDDPYEPPLTSEIVLRQNQGLCDSPNDLADTVISYLDKKGYLKA